The sequence AATGCCATCCGGCATTATCAAAACCTGACGGAAAGCGTGGATGACTTTCACGCTTACTATTATTTGGGCGTGGCTTATCTGCACCTCCAGCAACTTCCGGAAGCGGTGCAAGCGTTACGCAAAGCCAGCCTCTTGCGGGCTGATGAGTTGCACTTAAAAGCGCAACTCATCGTGTTGGAGCAGCGGCAGACCGAGGCGCAAGCCCGTGTCGTGCTGGTGATTGATGACTCGGCGACCATTCGCAAGCTGGTTTCGATAACGTTGCAAAAACAAGGGCATCGGGTGCTGGAAGCGGCCGAGATGATGGAAGCCCTGGCGAAGCTCAACGAAGCGACACCTGACATGATCCTGCTCGACATCTGCCTGCCTGGGATGGATGGTTATCAAATCTGCAAAATTATCAAAGCCTATCCTTCCACCAAAGATGTGCCAGTCGTGATGTTGAGTGGCAAAGACGGTTTTTTTGACAAAGTGCGGGCCCGGCTGGTGGGCGCGCAAGGGTATCTGACCAAACCGGTCGTGCCCAATGATTTGCTTAAAGCGGTTGAGAATTATTGCGGTGTAGAGAAATAAGTTTGAACCAGTTCGCTGGCGCGTTGGCCGGTTCGCTGAGAGGTTTGAATAAGCTGGTCCGACCACGCGGGGAGGCCAAAGAACAAATCAACTGACCACACAACTGGCCACACAACAATTGGAGGAACGTTTATGAAGCGAAAGATTCTCTTAGTGGAAGACAGCCCCACCCAGATGCACAGTGTGATGCGGACGCTCCAAAACAAAGGTTACAGCGTCATCACCGCCGAAAGCGGCGAAGAAGGCTTGGAAAAGGCGCGCCGGGAACATCCTGAATTGGTGGTTCTGGATGTGATTTTACCGGGCCGGAATGGCTTCCAGATTTGCCGTGATCTGAAGACTTCACCGGATACCGAGCAATTGCCGGTCATTCTGCTGACCAGTAAGAATCAGGAAAGCGATAAGTTTTGGGGCATGAAACAAGGGGCGGATGAATACTTAACCAAACCCTGTAAGGAAGAAGACTTGCTCGCCACCATCGCCCGGCATCTGTAACCGCACCAGTCTGGCGTGTGACGCGTCAGCGGGCGGCCTGCCGGATGGCGCCTGCTGCGATAAAGCGAAGAGGGAGTCTTGATCGCGATGATTGATGCCGAAGACATTTTGACGCTGCCCAGCGAGACGCCTTGGGAATTGCTGCCCGATTTGCTGCCGGATTTGTCGCCGGAAAATGCCGCGCCAGTCGAAAACTTGCTACAGTTCACCCCCGCCGATTTTGGCGAGGACGATGTGCTGAGCCTGGCCGATGAGCTGCCGGATTTGCAGCCCTTACCCCCGCTACAGCAAGCGCAGTTTCAGGAGCCCTTGCGGCATACTGAGCCGTTGCAACCTGAGAACTTGCTGGCGAACTTTACCAACCTTGACGAGTCTAACGTCGCGTACCACGGCGAAAGCACCGCCATGCCGGCGAGAGCATACGCCGACCCCTTTGTGTTAGAGCCGCTTGAGCGACACGAGCCGTCTGCGCTCGCCGCTGAGTTGGCCGCCAGATTGGCGGCGGTTGAATTGCCGTCCGAAACGGTGGTCGAAGCTGAAAAGCACGTCGTTTTTGCCCTGGCCGGGGCGAAATATGCTGTGCCGATGGAACAGGTGCTTGAGGTTTGCGATCTCGAACAATTCACCCCGGTGATCAATGTGCCGGACTGGGTGCTGGGGATTGCCAACCTGCGCGGCGATATTGTTTCAGTCGTGGATTTACGTCATTTCCTCGACAGTTCGACGGAGGCTTTGGCCCGGCGCCAGCCGTTGCGGAATTTGGTCGTGGTGCAAACGCAACGCGGGGATCTGACCACCTGTCTGGCGGTCGAAAGCATGCTCGGTCTGGCGCAAGCACCCACGGCGGAAATTCAAACGGTCGAACGCGTTTTCGGCGATGGTTTAACGCCACATACGCGCGGCTTTTTGGCGCAAGGCGACGAATTGTTG is a genomic window of Acidobacteriota bacterium containing:
- a CDS encoding chemotaxis protein CheW gives rise to the protein MIAMIDAEDILTLPSETPWELLPDLLPDLSPENAAPVENLLQFTPADFGEDDVLSLADELPDLQPLPPLQQAQFQEPLRHTEPLQPENLLANFTNLDESNVAYHGESTAMPARAYADPFVLEPLERHEPSALAAELAARLAAVELPSETVVEAEKHVVFALAGAKYAVPMEQVLEVCDLEQFTPVINVPDWVLGIANLRGDIVSVVDLRHFLDSSTEALARRQPLRNLVVVQTQRGDLTTCLAVESMLGLAQAPTAEIQTVERVFGDGLTPHTRGFLAQGDELLSMLNLESLLRALEITG
- a CDS encoding response regulator; translated protein: MKRKILLVEDSPTQMHSVMRTLQNKGYSVITAESGEEGLEKARREHPELVVLDVILPGRNGFQICRDLKTSPDTEQLPVILLTSKNQESDKFWGMKQGADEYLTKPCKEEDLLATIARHL